The Streptomyces sp. NBC_00224 genome has a window encoding:
- a CDS encoding DUF6461 domain-containing protein, translating into MEDGIQWLVDLDDWMSSVVFARGISPRELAVRMGGAADAASKPITDAEVNELGMIGYRPDGDGDGVVRVGACAGWSFALEYGDSTGGELLVEISRNGVEVIHYLPMGERPPATVRYARDGRYVCGFGIREERHRWGAEPDLLLAELVAAGVLAPDGYTFCAPEDEHYKITYRRSLAVVEARFGLSLSPAYLNEARLPAYAVRGTPRMNTQADPDLDTIRSWAQAQGYTVDRIGPKRVPADIREAYHRATGN; encoded by the coding sequence ATGGAGGACGGTATTCAGTGGCTGGTCGACCTGGACGATTGGATGTCCAGTGTCGTGTTCGCGCGCGGGATTTCCCCGCGGGAGCTGGCGGTGCGGATGGGCGGTGCTGCGGATGCGGCGAGCAAACCGATCACCGACGCCGAGGTCAATGAACTCGGCATGATCGGATACCGGCCGGACGGGGACGGCGACGGCGTGGTGCGGGTCGGGGCGTGCGCTGGCTGGTCGTTCGCCCTGGAGTACGGCGACTCCACCGGCGGCGAGCTGCTGGTGGAGATCTCCCGTAACGGCGTGGAAGTCATCCATTACCTACCGATGGGTGAACGTCCACCTGCCACCGTCCGCTATGCCCGCGATGGCCGGTACGTGTGCGGTTTCGGAATTAGGGAAGAGAGGCACCGCTGGGGTGCGGAGCCGGATCTGCTGCTGGCCGAGCTCGTCGCAGCAGGGGTGCTCGCGCCCGACGGGTATACGTTCTGCGCGCCGGAGGATGAGCATTACAAGATCACCTATCGGCGCAGCCTCGCCGTGGTCGAGGCACGGTTCGGCCTCTCCCTCTCCCCTGCCTACCTCAATGAAGCCCGCCTGCCCGCCTATGCAGTCCGGGGGACCCCGCGCATGAACACCCAGGCAGACCCCGACCTGGACACCATCCGGAGCTGGGCCCAAGCCCAGGGCTACACAGTAGACAGGATTGGCCCCAAGCGGGTCCCGGCCGACATCCGTGAGGCCTACCACCGAGCGACTGGCAACTGA
- a CDS encoding GNAT family N-acetyltransferase, which yields MSSSSSPAHTDVITKRLILRPWTTNEATAVLDDARPTHWAGDFPAEGDRVVAGLFGQHPAWLDAYGHRLIIERESGLVVGSIGLFWPPSEGVLEIGYGIVASRRGRGYAPEATQALAEFALTAPEVHTVSADVELSNPSSVRVLEKAGFHRWATEENAENMARFRITSPDRSRR from the coding sequence GTGTCTTCCTCTTCTTCACCCGCCCACACCGACGTGATTACCAAGCGCCTGATCCTGCGGCCCTGGACCACGAACGAGGCCACTGCGGTCCTCGACGACGCCAGGCCCACGCACTGGGCGGGCGACTTTCCCGCCGAAGGCGATCGCGTGGTCGCGGGCCTCTTCGGCCAGCACCCCGCCTGGCTCGACGCATATGGTCACCGTTTGATCATCGAGCGCGAGAGCGGCTTGGTGGTGGGCTCGATCGGCCTGTTCTGGCCGCCCAGCGAAGGCGTTCTCGAAATCGGATACGGCATCGTGGCCTCCCGCCGCGGCCGGGGCTATGCCCCTGAGGCCACCCAGGCCCTGGCAGAGTTCGCCCTCACTGCACCTGAGGTCCACACCGTGTCCGCCGATGTGGAACTGTCCAACCCGTCCTCGGTCCGCGTGCTGGAGAAGGCCGGCTTCCATCGGTGGGCCACCGAAGAGAACGCGGAGAACATGGCCCGGTTCAGGATCACGAGTCCGGACCGCTCACGGCGATGA